In the Wyeomyia smithii strain HCP4-BCI-WySm-NY-G18 chromosome 2, ASM2978416v1, whole genome shotgun sequence genome, one interval contains:
- the LOC129722194 gene encoding lipase maturation factor 2-like codes for MKPTDNNAAADVGRPKDDTPEGERSYPPLVRNLILRAMGGVYLVAFLSFYAQADGLFSNSGVLPANRVLANGTLNERMNFLQLAPLLGLDTQSAIDLFCLAGCAVAFLALVFENLCRLPSFITMWVLYFSLVQIAQSFRQQSDELLLEAGFLCILLAPSKLSDPRAPIEDLALLLMKWLLFRYVFASGSVKLASGCPFWWDLTGLKRHFETMPLPTSYSWYTYQQPDGLHKLSTIYVYVSEIICSWLFFAPNQKARMFALLWQVFLHLNIIASGNYGFLSLIVLTLLLTLVDDRQLARTAKKPQREDRTGALVVKGIAILMVLGTWLMFGVGFRNGELVFKLLFNRSQYLSMMQMMVRMAPLMIVGLMVQKFIRIVTKEAGTTNLADAVPKLTENWQLFLPTLAAVGIMFASIVPHFRLTQSTTIGSPLVTRPYDSLHGLYVVNQYGQHLIKMRPRRLEIVLEYSNDLAGPWQEYGFQYKPWQEEGSMPYAWVYFPRFDFKFYDASNAKPSTQKWLFPMVQRLLQNEPTVLQLFDSSHVPELAPKYVRASIYHFSYTLWFGGNSTTFWTRNRESEYFPAFSLDDGFLETKLRDVGVPLEAAPSEAFNLPLKWLLDVVRNFLSFFEGSYLVLGVLAAAVVMIITQKKD; via the exons GCTTGTTCAGCAACAGCGGCGTACTCCCGGCAAATCGTGTCCTAGCCAATGGAACCCTCAACGAGCGGATGAATTTTCTCCAGCTGGCACCACTGCTGGGACTCGATACACAATCCGCCATCGATCTGTTCTGTCTGGCCGGTTGTGCTGTCGCATTTCTGGCGCTGGTATTTGAAAATCTGTGCCGACTGCCGAGCTTCATAACGATGTGGGTTTTGTACTTCTCGTTGGTTCAGATCGCACAAAGCTTTCGACAACAGTCGGATGAATTACTGCTGGAGGCTGGGTTTCTTTGCATTTTGCTGGCTCCTTCCAAGCTCAGCGATCCGCGGGCTCCCATCGAAGATTTAGCACTGTTGCTGATGAAATGGTTGCTGTTTCGATACGTATTCGCATCGGGATCGGTAAAACTCGCCAGCGGATGTCCTTTCTGGTGGGATCTAACAGGATTGAAGAGACATTTCGAAACGATGCCACTGCCGACTTCGTACAGTTGGTACACCTACCAGCAGCCGGACGGGTTGCATAAGCTCAGTACGATTTATGTTTATGTTAGCGAGATAATTTGCTCCTGGCTTTTCTTCGCACCAAATCAGAAAGCGCGAATGTTTGCCCTCTTATGGCAAGTTTTCCTTCATTTGAACATCATTGCGAGTGGAAACTACGGCTTTCTCAGTTTGATTGTGCTAACGCTGCTGCTGACACTCGTCGATGATCGTCAGTTGGCGAGGACTGCGAAAAAGCCCCAGAGAGAGGACCGAACCGGGGCTTTAGTCGTTAAGGGGATTGCTATTTTGATGGTTTTAGGAACTTGGCTGATGTTTGGTGTTGGCTTCCGGAATGGCGAATTGGTGTTCAAACTGCTATTCAATCGATCTCAGTACTTGAGCATGATGCAAATGATGGTACGAATGGCACCGCTTATGATTGTGGGTTTGATGGTGCAGAAGTTTATTCGAATAGTTACCAAAGAGGCGGGCACAACTAATCTG GCCGATGCCGTACCAAAGCTAACCGAAAACTGGCAACTGTTTCTACCCACGCTAGCAGCCGTCGGTATTATGTTCGCATCGATTGTGCCACATTTTCGTTTGACCCAATCCACTACAATTGGCTCCCCGCTGGTCACGAGACCATACGATAGCTTGCACGGCCTCTACGTAGTCAATCAGTACGGGCAACATTTGATTAAAATGCGACCAAGGCGGTTGGAAATAGTTTTGGAGTACTCGAATGATTTGGCCGGTCCATGGCAGGAGTATGGCTTTCAGTACAAACCCTGGCAGGAGGAGGGCTCGATGCCTTACGCTTGGGTGTACTTTCCTCGTTTCGATTTCAAATTTTACGACGCCTCGAATGCGAAACCCAGCACTCAGAAATGGTTGTTTCCGATGGTTCAACGGTTGCTACAAAATGAACCGACAGTTTTACAGCTTTTCGACTCGAGCCATGTTCCCGAGCTGGCGCCCAAGTACGTTAGGGCATCCATTTACCACTTTAGTTACACCTTGTGGTTTGGTGGAAATAGCACTACTTTCTGGACTCGGAATCGCGAAAGTGAATATTTTCCCGCCTTTTCGCTCGATGATGGTTTTCTGGAAACGAAACTGCGAGATGTGGGTGTTCCCCTCGAAGCGGCACCCTCGGAAGCGTTCAATCTTCCACTGAAGTGGCTGCTGGATGTGGTAAGAAACTTTCTCAGTTTCTTCGAAGGATCCTATCTTGTGCTGGGAGTGTTGGCAGCTGCAGTTGTAATGATAATCACACAGAAGAAAGACTAA